The following coding sequences lie in one Arachis hypogaea cultivar Tifrunner chromosome 9, arahy.Tifrunner.gnm2.J5K5, whole genome shotgun sequence genomic window:
- the LOC112712385 gene encoding protein EMSY-LIKE 3 isoform X10, whose product MEFDRSDSSGTDDDFPPSHRNKFKQADHATGNGRLAAVGSGPFPRVQNDMETQIHNIEQEAYTSVLRAFKAQSDAITWEKESLITELRKELRVSDEEHRELLSRVNADDIIREIREWRKTSGLQPGAVNTSQPVHDHIPSPTVSAPHKKQKTSQSVASLSLGAPSPIVQPSSSTARQGPPSGGKTKKPKSLPSTGLASRSQVTNRGGCSGAFATNQPPEATSYDPMIGRKVWTRWPDDNHFYEAVITDYNASEISPKDIRWEGEDPGISQRGVRAGPGRGIKKSVSRGGAVTVVGRGRGMTKVLKKNFISSQTNGSRRKPTSDIELLHTDTLIKEVEKIFSANHPDPVDMEKAKKMLKEHEQALVNAIARLGDASDGESGNNN is encoded by the exons ATGGAATTTGATCGCTCCGATAGCAGTG GAACAGATGATGATTTTCCTCCTTCCCATCGAAACAAATTCAAACAAGCAGATCATGCAACCGGAAACGGCAGATTAGCAGCTGTAGGTTCTGGTCCATTTCCTAGGGTGCAAAATGACATGGAAACCCAAATCCACAACATTGAGCAAGAAGCATACACCTCTGTTCTGCGGGCTTTTAAAGCTCAATCTGATGCAATTACTTGG GAAAAAGAAAGTTTAATTACAGAGCTTAGGAAGGAGCTCCGTGTATCAGATGAAGAACACAGAGAACTTCTATCCAGGGTCAACGCCGATGACATCATCCGCGAGATAAG GGAGTGGAGAAAGACAAGTGGACTCCAACCAGGCGCAGTAAATACTTCTCAACCGGTTCACGACCACATACCCAGCCCTACTGTTTCTGCTCCTCATAAGAAACAAAAAACTTCACAATCTGTAGCTTCGTTATCATTGGGTGCACCATCACCAATAGTTCAACCATCGTCATCCACGGCGAGGCAAGGACCTCCATCAGGAGGAAAGACTAAAAAGCCAAAATCA TTACCTTCTACAGGTCTTGCTAGCAGAAGCCAGGTCACTAATCGGGGGGGTTGCTCAGGTGCCTTCGCAACAAATCAGCCTCCTGAAGCAACCTCTTATGATCCTATGATCGGAAGGAAGGTTTGGACAAGGTGGCCTGACGACAACCACTTCTACGAAGCTGTTATTACTGATTATAATGCATCCGAG ATATCTCCTAAAGATATTCGATGGGAAGGTGAAGATCCTGGAATATCCCAAAGAGGTGTTCGGGCTGGTCCAGGTAGAGGGATAAAGAAGTCTGTGTCTCGTGGTGGTGCCGTTACAGTTGTTGGGAGAGGTAGGGGAATGACAAAGGTTCTTAAGAAAAATTTCATTTCATCACAAACAAATGGGAGCAGGAGGAAACCTACAAGTGATATTGAGTTACTCCACACAGATACCCTTATCAAGGAG GTTGAAAAGATTTTTAGCGCCAATCATCCGGATCCGGTAGATATGGAGAAAGCAAAGAAAATGCTCAAA GAACATGAACAGGCTCTTGTTAATGCAATTGCCAGGCTCGGGGATGCATCTGACGGTGAAAGTGGTAATAATAACTAA
- the LOC112712385 gene encoding protein EMSY-LIKE 3 isoform X5: MEFDRSDSSGTDDDFPPSHRNKFKQADHATGNGRLAAVGSGPFPRVQNDMETQIHNIEQEAYTSVLRAFKAQSDAITWEKESLITELRKELRVSDEEHRELLSRVNADDIIREIREWRKTSGLQPGAVNTSQPVHDHIPSPTVSAPHKKQKTSQSVASLSLGAPSPIVQPSSSTARQGPPSGGKTKKPKSLPSTGLASRSQVTNRGGCSGAFATNQPPEATSYDPMIGRKVWTRWPDDNHFYEAVITDYNASEGRHALVYDMNARNETWEWVNLKEISPKDIRWEGEDPGISQRGVRAGPGRGIKKSVSRGGAVTVVGRGRGMTKVLKKNFISSQTNGSRRKPTSDIELLHTDTLIKEVEKIFSANHPDPVDMEKAKKMLKEHEQALVNAIARLGDASDGESDGEPPFSQVQSTDREIGWKKRKHDHLGGVSVGKLPTDGSASSAHPREDRHYR; the protein is encoded by the exons ATGGAATTTGATCGCTCCGATAGCAGTG GAACAGATGATGATTTTCCTCCTTCCCATCGAAACAAATTCAAACAAGCAGATCATGCAACCGGAAACGGCAGATTAGCAGCTGTAGGTTCTGGTCCATTTCCTAGGGTGCAAAATGACATGGAAACCCAAATCCACAACATTGAGCAAGAAGCATACACCTCTGTTCTGCGGGCTTTTAAAGCTCAATCTGATGCAATTACTTGG GAAAAAGAAAGTTTAATTACAGAGCTTAGGAAGGAGCTCCGTGTATCAGATGAAGAACACAGAGAACTTCTATCCAGGGTCAACGCCGATGACATCATCCGCGAGATAAG GGAGTGGAGAAAGACAAGTGGACTCCAACCAGGCGCAGTAAATACTTCTCAACCGGTTCACGACCACATACCCAGCCCTACTGTTTCTGCTCCTCATAAGAAACAAAAAACTTCACAATCTGTAGCTTCGTTATCATTGGGTGCACCATCACCAATAGTTCAACCATCGTCATCCACGGCGAGGCAAGGACCTCCATCAGGAGGAAAGACTAAAAAGCCAAAATCA TTACCTTCTACAGGTCTTGCTAGCAGAAGCCAGGTCACTAATCGGGGGGGTTGCTCAGGTGCCTTCGCAACAAATCAGCCTCCTGAAGCAACCTCTTATGATCCTATGATCGGAAGGAAGGTTTGGACAAGGTGGCCTGACGACAACCACTTCTACGAAGCTGTTATTACTGATTATAATGCATCCGAG GGTCGGCATGCCTTGGTCTATGATATGAATGCGAGAAATGAGACCTGGGAATGGGTCAATCTAAAAGAG ATATCTCCTAAAGATATTCGATGGGAAGGTGAAGATCCTGGAATATCCCAAAGAGGTGTTCGGGCTGGTCCAGGTAGAGGGATAAAGAAGTCTGTGTCTCGTGGTGGTGCCGTTACAGTTGTTGGGAGAGGTAGGGGAATGACAAAGGTTCTTAAGAAAAATTTCATTTCATCACAAACAAATGGGAGCAGGAGGAAACCTACAAGTGATATTGAGTTACTCCACACAGATACCCTTATCAAGGAG GTTGAAAAGATTTTTAGCGCCAATCATCCGGATCCGGTAGATATGGAGAAAGCAAAGAAAATGCTCAAA GAACATGAACAGGCTCTTGTTAATGCAATTGCCAGGCTCGGGGATGCATCTGACGGTGAAAGTG ATGGAGAGCCTCCATTTTCCCAAGTACAGTCCACAGATCGGGAAATAGGGTGGAAGAAGCGAAAGCATGATCATTTGGGTGGTGTTTCTGTTGGCAAGTTGCCGACGGATGGCAGTGCTTCGTCTGCTCACCCACGTGAAGACAGACATTATAGATGA